One Pectobacterium colocasium DNA segment encodes these proteins:
- the gspB gene encoding type II secretion system assembly factor GspB codes for MDNAPDAPTHSQPALLAKYSMPGYLMIIYALLFIALGWFSHQRWGNPTSPTTALAAQAATLPAAAEQTPATPAATPHQEEAYVDTPAPPEKRTTLPLPAISNGEIPPLTYSAHVYTSDEAKRSIKLNGLQFHEGDSPIEGLVIEQIQQDMTIFSVEGEVFILEALEDWPGGKFNENERSADNESGSAAP; via the coding sequence GTGGACAACGCACCGGACGCACCGACACACTCACAGCCAGCACTGCTTGCCAAATACTCAATGCCTGGGTATTTGATGATTATTTATGCTCTGCTTTTTATCGCGCTTGGCTGGTTCAGCCATCAGCGCTGGGGGAATCCTACATCTCCTACGACCGCGTTGGCGGCTCAAGCCGCGACCTTACCTGCGGCAGCAGAACAAACGCCAGCAACACCCGCGGCAACACCTCATCAAGAAGAAGCCTATGTAGATACTCCTGCACCGCCAGAGAAAAGGACCACACTGCCGTTGCCAGCCATCAGCAATGGTGAGATTCCCCCGCTGACCTACAGTGCTCACGTTTACACATCGGATGAAGCCAAGCGCAGTATCAAACTCAACGGGCTGCAATTCCATGAGGGCGATTCGCCAATAGAAGGATTGGTCATAGAACAAATCCAGCAGGATATGACCATTTTCAGCGTTGAGGGCGAGGTGTTTATTCTGGAAGCGTTGGAGGATTGGCCGGGCGGAAAATTCAACGAGAATGAACGTTCCGCCGACAATGAAAGTGGAAGCGCCGCGCCTTAA
- the gspC gene encoding type II secretion system protein GspC: protein MARLQVFKEPSFNSLVATLRSLPAPLIRRIVLGLILLLICQQLAVLTWRFLLPEDSRLVGVSVTPAQAKEKPATPGDFTLFGHAPDADASAVNDAALSGDIPLTSLNISLTGVLASGEAQRSIAIISKDGLQYSRNVGDAIPGYEAKIVTISADRVVLQYQGRYEALHLYQEEKAADTSPSAGAFSQVKEEIQKNPVSAQDYLTISPVTEEEVLKGYQLNPGKNPDLFYRAGLQDNDLAVSLNGMDLRDADQAQQAMAQLAGMSKFNLTVERDGQQQDIYLALDGDH from the coding sequence ATGGCACGATTGCAAGTTTTCAAAGAACCGTCTTTTAATTCGTTGGTCGCCACTCTCCGGTCACTGCCAGCCCCTCTCATCCGACGTATTGTGTTGGGGCTGATTTTGCTGCTGATTTGTCAGCAATTGGCCGTCTTGACCTGGCGCTTTCTCCTCCCTGAAGATTCACGCCTTGTTGGCGTGTCGGTAACGCCTGCCCAGGCGAAAGAAAAGCCTGCGACGCCAGGCGATTTTACGTTGTTTGGCCATGCCCCCGATGCGGATGCTTCTGCGGTTAATGACGCTGCATTATCCGGTGATATTCCGCTGACATCGTTAAATATCAGCTTGACAGGGGTTCTGGCTAGTGGGGAAGCTCAGCGTTCGATTGCCATCATCTCTAAAGATGGTCTGCAATACAGTCGCAACGTCGGCGATGCCATTCCGGGCTATGAAGCCAAAATTGTGACTATCTCTGCCGATCGTGTCGTGCTCCAGTATCAGGGGCGCTATGAGGCGCTGCATTTGTATCAGGAAGAAAAGGCGGCTGACACGTCGCCGTCTGCTGGCGCATTTAGCCAAGTGAAAGAAGAGATACAAAAAAATCCCGTCTCGGCACAGGATTACCTCACTATTTCTCCCGTCACGGAAGAAGAAGTACTGAAAGGATATCAGTTAAACCCCGGCAAAAATCCCGATCTTTTCTACCGCGCTGGCTTGCAGGATAACGATCTCGCTGTGTCATTAAACGGCATGGACTTACGCGATGCGGATCAGGCACAGCAGGCGATGGCGCAACTGGCAGGGATGAGCAAATTTAATTTGACCGTCGAGCGTGATGGTCAACAGCAGGATATATATCTGGCATTGGATGGAGACCACTAA
- a CDS encoding pectate lyase family protein: MFRMVIGTGRLRTCAVAIAFSALVLSGCDNSQQPVAEAAPPDLQVKTAPFGWAAQYQNTDGKFYATTGGEGAHENSIYVVTSRQELKDALNNIRSPHYIAGDADAELKAKLEPKIIYWQGTIRGDDLGNGRYADAEYYKTKPNKTTFDFDLYVKAFDQDYMAQLKATADAGGSDAAAASAELSLLKKQNGQRSQYANNQKAQIQFQVPPNTTILGVGSEAKLVEGYLSLNTLSHTFGKTDNSNIIIRNITFQAPRDFAPAWDGSDGDKGNWNARYDAVSINASKNVWVDHCTFTDGEHPDYQEPVLFGKHIQRHDGLLDIEDGADYLTISYNIFAQHDKTVLIGSGDGDKGEYRITFEGNLWDNSVQRSPRVRFGQVHLLNNYHRGATDTNYPILYAIGMGFDSSILSESNVFNFQGGGADEKLIIGAYKGSKFKDNGSWFNGNPASNVNQIAVDKCSALQDAEKAAATSSGKAIPAWALETCTNELEWSPPYAYSAGKSVATVEKYVLENAGAGKLEIALP, from the coding sequence ATGTTTAGAATGGTTATTGGGACTGGTCGTTTACGCACCTGTGCGGTAGCTATTGCCTTTTCCGCGCTCGTGCTTTCCGGGTGTGATAATAGTCAGCAGCCAGTGGCAGAAGCGGCACCGCCAGATTTACAGGTGAAAACGGCACCGTTTGGCTGGGCTGCACAATATCAGAATACGGATGGTAAATTTTATGCAACAACGGGAGGCGAAGGCGCACATGAAAATAGTATTTATGTCGTAACCAGCCGCCAGGAATTAAAAGATGCGTTAAATAATATCCGCAGCCCCCATTATATTGCAGGCGATGCCGATGCGGAGTTGAAGGCAAAATTAGAACCCAAAATTATCTACTGGCAAGGCACTATTCGCGGCGATGATTTAGGTAATGGACGCTATGCGGATGCTGAGTATTATAAAACCAAGCCGAATAAAACAACGTTTGATTTTGATTTATATGTCAAAGCGTTCGATCAGGATTATATGGCGCAGTTGAAAGCGACGGCGGATGCGGGTGGCAGCGATGCGGCGGCGGCTAGCGCTGAGCTTAGCCTGCTTAAGAAGCAAAATGGCCAACGCTCGCAGTATGCCAACAACCAGAAGGCGCAAATTCAATTTCAGGTCCCACCGAATACCACGATTTTAGGCGTGGGTAGCGAAGCGAAACTGGTGGAAGGTTATTTATCCCTCAATACCTTAAGCCACACGTTTGGCAAAACCGATAACAGCAACATCATTATCCGTAATATTACGTTCCAGGCTCCGCGCGACTTTGCCCCGGCTTGGGACGGCAGTGACGGCGATAAAGGAAACTGGAATGCCCGCTATGATGCGGTATCGATTAATGCCAGCAAAAATGTCTGGGTTGATCACTGCACCTTTACGGATGGTGAACATCCTGATTATCAGGAGCCGGTGCTATTTGGCAAGCATATCCAGCGCCACGATGGTTTGCTGGATATCGAAGATGGAGCCGATTATCTGACGATTTCCTACAACATTTTCGCTCAGCATGACAAAACGGTATTAATTGGCTCAGGTGATGGTGATAAAGGAGAGTATCGGATTACCTTTGAAGGGAATTTATGGGACAACAGCGTGCAGCGTTCGCCGCGAGTGCGCTTTGGTCAGGTGCATTTGCTCAACAACTACCATCGTGGGGCAACGGATACGAATTACCCTATTCTGTATGCGATTGGGATGGGGTTCGATTCATCCATTCTTTCCGAAAGTAACGTGTTTAATTTCCAGGGCGGCGGTGCGGATGAAAAGCTGATTATTGGTGCCTACAAGGGAAGCAAATTTAAAGACAACGGCTCCTGGTTTAATGGCAATCCGGCAAGCAATGTGAATCAAATCGCAGTAGACAAATGCAGCGCCTTGCAAGACGCCGAGAAAGCCGCCGCCACAAGTTCCGGGAAGGCCATACCCGCATGGGCGCTGGAAACCTGTACCAATGAACTGGAATGGAGCCCACCTTATGCGTATAGCGCAGGGAAATCTGTCGCCACCGTTGAGAAATATGTGCTGGAAAATGCCGGTGCGGGAAAACTGGAGATTGCCCTGCCGTAG
- a CDS encoding glycosyl hydrolase family 28 protein, protein MTDFLRRTRLTLCATLVLSGLIAGCSDSDSTPNVSVDRSAAPQNLKVPTLAYDDNSVVLAWEKPTKPAAGIKDYRVYMNGTLLGGTIDNQNTHSPAKPYIDNFYNAIDTDNWHVRVSFHNFKVTNLSPETEYRFTVRALYDDGKESVDSETVVQKTTATPASLNVTNYGAKGDGVANDTLAIQKAIDDCTPAAYPKGCKVVVEGGTFKTGALFLHSDMTFEVAKGATLLGSANGDDYPLARGYYLYPYTSPQLPKRPPSLINVLEADDRGNSHAGTFKNIRIVGQGTIDGNGWVRGIKSGDTNITEIDELKNELPLYRASKATNVGSDGILAKDQTAKAVNEGMSLDEAYKNRRSSLMTLRGVSNMYLEGLTILNPAYHGVMVLESENVAMNALVHTTYDANNADGIEFGNSQNVMVFNNFFDTGDDSVNFAAGYGAEVATLGQKAQSGAWIFNNYFRRGHGAVVTGSHTGAWIEKIVAEDNVMNKTDVGLRMKSRPYYGGGSRDVVFRNNAMRDIVNEPFVFTIKYKADVNDTQPAAEPAQFRDVTVSNVTVDGSAKKNSILVDGMTIAEMADAYKFSFGRDAYHQGLHFENVKFKNVKATDITFLKNSEFKNVIFENVPGAWNFGHIENIRLEDRVNNDAALATSGDETLTREAATE, encoded by the coding sequence ATGACTGACTTTTTACGCCGTACTCGCCTGACGCTCTGCGCGACACTTGTTCTGAGCGGCCTGATTGCCGGATGCAGCGATAGCGACTCAACGCCGAATGTGAGTGTTGATCGTTCTGCTGCGCCACAAAATCTTAAAGTGCCGACGTTGGCCTATGATGACAACAGCGTGGTACTTGCCTGGGAAAAACCGACCAAACCTGCTGCGGGTATTAAGGATTACCGTGTCTATATGAATGGAACCTTGCTGGGCGGCACGATTGATAACCAAAACACCCATTCGCCCGCCAAGCCTTATATCGATAATTTCTACAACGCGATTGATACTGATAACTGGCATGTCCGCGTCAGCTTCCATAATTTTAAGGTGACGAATCTGTCGCCGGAAACAGAATATCGCTTCACGGTGCGTGCGCTTTATGACGACGGCAAAGAATCCGTAGATAGTGAAACCGTCGTGCAGAAAACGACGGCGACGCCAGCGTCACTGAATGTGACCAACTACGGTGCGAAAGGGGATGGCGTAGCCAACGACACGCTGGCGATTCAGAAGGCAATTGATGACTGTACGCCAGCCGCGTATCCGAAAGGGTGTAAAGTCGTGGTTGAAGGGGGAACGTTTAAAACTGGCGCGCTGTTCCTGCATAGCGACATGACGTTTGAAGTCGCGAAAGGGGCTACGTTGCTGGGCTCGGCAAATGGCGACGACTATCCGCTCGCTCGCGGCTATTATCTCTACCCTTACACGTCACCTCAATTACCTAAGCGCCCACCGTCACTGATTAACGTGCTGGAAGCCGACGATCGGGGCAATAGCCATGCAGGTACGTTTAAAAATATCCGTATCGTCGGGCAGGGCACGATTGATGGCAACGGTTGGGTGCGTGGCATCAAATCTGGCGATACAAACATTACTGAAATTGATGAATTAAAGAATGAATTACCGCTCTACCGTGCGAGCAAAGCGACCAATGTTGGCAGTGACGGTATTCTGGCAAAAGACCAAACGGCAAAAGCCGTTAATGAAGGCATGTCACTGGATGAAGCGTACAAAAACCGACGCTCCAGTCTGATGACGCTGCGCGGCGTGAGCAACATGTATCTGGAAGGGCTGACGATTCTGAACCCGGCTTACCACGGTGTGATGGTGCTGGAATCCGAAAATGTGGCGATGAATGCGCTGGTGCACACGACGTATGATGCGAATAATGCGGACGGTATTGAATTCGGAAACAGCCAAAATGTCATGGTATTCAATAACTTTTTCGATACGGGTGATGACAGCGTAAACTTTGCGGCAGGATACGGTGCCGAGGTGGCGACGCTGGGGCAAAAAGCGCAGAGCGGTGCCTGGATCTTCAATAACTACTTCCGTCGCGGGCACGGTGCGGTGGTCACGGGTAGCCATACTGGTGCCTGGATTGAAAAAATTGTTGCTGAAGATAATGTCATGAATAAGACGGATGTTGGCCTGCGCATGAAGAGCCGACCTTATTATGGTGGCGGCTCGCGTGACGTGGTATTCCGTAATAACGCGATGCGTGATATTGTCAACGAGCCGTTCGTGTTCACGATTAAATATAAAGCGGACGTGAACGATACCCAGCCTGCGGCCGAACCCGCACAGTTCCGTGATGTGACCGTTTCCAACGTCACGGTGGATGGTTCAGCCAAGAAAAACAGTATTCTGGTTGATGGCATGACCATCGCTGAGATGGCTGATGCGTATAAGTTCTCCTTTGGACGCGATGCTTATCACCAAGGCTTGCATTTTGAGAATGTAAAATTCAAAAATGTAAAAGCCACGGACATTACGTTCCTGAAGAACAGTGAATTTAAAAATGTCATTTTTGAGAATGTACCGGGAGCCTGGAATTTCGGTCATATTGAAAATATCCGGCTCGAAGACCGTGTAAATAATGATGCCGCGCTGGCGACCAGCGGTGATGAAACGCTCACCCGAGAAGCCGCAACGGAATAA